The genomic stretch CGCACATTGCCGCGATTGGTCATACGGTCACGACCCACGCGAAGCATCGCGCCGTTGATATCGCCCAAGACGATTTCACCTTCGCTACCGACGCGGTCTTTCAGCAGCGCAGCGATATCGCCGGTGCCACCTGCGAGGTCCAGCACGCGATCACCCTTCGACACGGAAGCGGTGGCAACGAAGTAGCGTTTCCAAACCCGATGAATGCCGAGTGACATCAAATCATTCATGAGGTCGTAGCTGTCGGCGACCGACGAGAATACGCGGCCGACCAATTTCTGCTTCTCGCCCTTAGGGACGTCGCGGAAGCCGAAGTGTGTGGTGTCGTTGCTGTTGGATTCGTTCATAGGGGCATTATCGCACCCCTATGCCTCAGAACTCCGGTGCCCAGGCGTAGCTGAACTTCATGAACACGCCGCGCGAATCTTGGAACAAGGTGCTCTGCTTGTCGCTCACGTAGCCTCCCGTGGCGCCGCCAATGAACAGCGCGGTGCGTGGGTTGACCTTGTACGAATAGATCAACTGGGCGGCCAAGTTGCGCGAATGGCGCTGAATCGGGAAGGGATACAAGGCCGGCTCACGGTCCACTTGATTGCCTTGCATCGACAAGCGAACGCGTTGCTTCGGATCGATCTGCCAGCTCAGCGTGCCGTCATAAGAGCTCGCCGAGAACGCCTTGCCACCATCACGACGCAAGGTTTGGTTGTAGACCGAGAAGTTGAACATCCAGCCTTGGCCGATTGCCGCTGTGCCCCAGAGTTCCGAAATGGTGGCGCGCCCGATGCGTGAGGCCGCCAAGTCAATCGAACGTCCATTGGACACATTGCCGCCGATTTCCAACCAAGGGCCGGGAATGAAGCTTGCCAACAGACGAAGATAGTTCTCGTTGAACATCTGGCCGTTCCAGTAGCGCTTGCGTACCAGCGGTACGACGCCGAAGCTACTTTGCATCGGACCATTGAAGTTAAGGTTCAACTCCCACTCGCTTTCCAACATCTGTCCGTCGTAGCGATAGGTGACGTCATAGTCACCCGAGAGCCTGATCTTGTGAATCTTCTTGCCGTCGCGATACCAGGCACGGCTGCCGCCCACCAAACCTTTCTCGTAGCCGACCTGACCAATGAAGCCGAGGTCCGCGCGGAAGCCGGGGTCGATCTTCGTGTAGTAGGTGTTAAAGCCGTAGTTGCGGTTATTAAAGCTATAGCCCAATGAGTACACGTTGCCTGCCGGTTCTTGCTCCGGGAGTCCGAGAGAGACCGGGTACTTCGAGCTGCTGCGCATGACCTCACCACTGAAGGTGTGCGGGCCTTTCTGATAGTTGAAATCCGAGCCGACGACGACGTTGCTGTAATCGGTGCCAGTGCGCGCGGTACTGATCAAGCCGACGCTCAGTTCTTTACTGAAGTCGTAGCGATAGCGACCGGCAAACACATTCGACTTCTGATCCATCACGGTGAAGTTGGAGCCCAACGGGCCCGGCAACAACAACTGTGTAGTGGCATCACGCGCAAGCAAACCGGCGAAGGTGCCCGCGCCGCTGCGGCCGGTCAGACGAATGCCTGCATCGGGATTCGCAATCTGACGGGTGTACAACACTTGGAATGGGAAATTGAAATAGTCAGCGCCTTCCAAGAAAAAGGGGCGCTTTTCTTGCTGGTACAAAGCGAAGTTGCTGCTCAAATCGATCTGCGACGAATCCGATTCCACTTGTGAGAAGTCGGGGTTCACGGTCAAGTTCAAGGTGAGGTTGGTCGTCGGCGCCCAAGCCACGTCCAAGCCCGGCGAAATATCCACGCCTTCACCCGTCCATTTGCGATCGGCCGGGCTGCGCGTTTCAACATTCGTCGTGGTGACCGTTGGCACGATCAACAGATTGCGGCCTTGCTTCGCGCCTTGAAAGCCTTCGTACTTTTCAAATGTGCACAAGAAACAGTTTGCGTCGCGGCTCACTTTTTGATTGGCGATCTGATAGCGCTTGTCGCGCGGACGTGCCCGGAAGAAGCTAATGCCCCAAGTGCGT from Lysobacter sp. HDW10 encodes the following:
- a CDS encoding carbohydrate binding family 9 domain-containing protein, encoding MKLPRRHVLALALALAASPVWAQQVNGNAIPSITTEPTIDGVINEEEWKDALPISLNYEISPGDNNTPTTATHVRVAHTQDAFLVSFIAEDPNPKEIRAHLRDRDQSYRDDFVGMMMDTFNDQRRAYEFFVNPLGVQMDLIKEEVTGNEDDSWDGLWTSAGRITERGYEVEIRIPFSTLRFNNTDSTRTWGISFFRARPRDKRYQIANQKVSRDANCFLCTFEKYEGFQGAKQGRNLLIVPTVTTTNVETRSPADRKWTGEGVDISPGLDVAWAPTTNLTLNLTVNPDFSQVESDSSQIDLSSNFALYQQEKRPFFLEGADYFNFPFQVLYTRQIANPDAGIRLTGRSGAGTFAGLLARDATTQLLLPGPLGSNFTVMDQKSNVFAGRYRYDFSKELSVGLISTARTGTDYSNVVVGSDFNYQKGPHTFSGEVMRSSSKYPVSLGLPEQEPAGNVYSLGYSFNNRNYGFNTYYTKIDPGFRADLGFIGQVGYEKGLVGGSRAWYRDGKKIHKIRLSGDYDVTYRYDGQMLESEWELNLNFNGPMQSSFGVVPLVRKRYWNGQMFNENYLRLLASFIPGPWLEIGGNVSNGRSIDLAASRIGRATISELWGTAAIGQGWMFNFSVYNQTLRRDGGKAFSASSYDGTLSWQIDPKQRVRLSMQGNQVDREPALYPFPIQRHSRNLAAQLIYSYKVNPRTALFIGGATGGYVSDKQSTLFQDSRGVFMKFSYAWAPEF